The following proteins are encoded in a genomic region of Rubrobacter xylanophilus DSM 9941:
- a CDS encoding DUF6114 domain-containing protein — MAREATGHRRPRLGLTLLTLAGLLIIWMPLVIYIQEFGQFSLVFGGVVIGGIVLGSAVLGWIYPQRVQVFGVIGLIFSILSLVGALGGLVIGMLLGIVGGSLCAAWSPKKEPPGEGAEPSGD; from the coding sequence GTGGCGCGAGAGGCGACGGGACACCGGCGTCCGAGGCTGGGGCTGACCCTGCTCACGCTGGCGGGGCTGCTCATCATCTGGATGCCGCTGGTCATCTACATCCAGGAGTTCGGGCAGTTCAGTTTGGTCTTCGGCGGGGTGGTGATCGGGGGGATCGTGCTCGGCAGCGCGGTGCTCGGTTGGATCTACCCGCAGAGGGTCCAGGTCTTCGGGGTCATAGGGCTCATCTTCTCGATCCTCTCGCTCGTGGGGGCGCTGGGGGGGCTGGTGATCGGGATGCTGCTCGGGATCGTGGGCGGCAGCCTGTGCGCCGCCTGGAGCCCGAAGAAGGAGCCCCCCGGGGAGGGCGCCGAACCTTCCGGTGACTAG
- a CDS encoding TetR/AcrR family transcriptional regulator codes for MSRASSRERPPARRTRMSRDERREMVLDAAIVEFASYGLHGVTTDTIAERVGVSQPYVIRLFGSKKGLFLEAGQRVFDRIMRALREAVERQPQEPMRALQRAYVGLMTQREELLMLIQVFAASKDPEVLGTVHERMEELYNYVKEVTGESEENLRLLFAQAMLLTAAASIDLYSLAEEKEWARTLLGFNRIRKRTG; via the coding sequence ATGAGCCGAGCGAGCAGCAGGGAGCGGCCTCCCGCGCGCCGCACGCGGATGAGCCGGGACGAGCGGCGGGAGATGGTATTAGACGCGGCGATCGTGGAGTTCGCCTCCTACGGGCTGCACGGGGTCACCACCGACACGATAGCCGAGAGGGTGGGGGTGAGCCAGCCCTACGTGATCCGGCTGTTCGGCTCCAAGAAGGGGTTGTTTCTCGAGGCCGGGCAGCGGGTCTTCGACAGGATCATGCGCGCTCTCAGGGAGGCGGTCGAGCGGCAGCCGCAGGAGCCGATGCGCGCTCTGCAGCGGGCCTACGTGGGGCTCATGACCCAGCGGGAGGAGCTGCTCATGCTCATCCAGGTCTTCGCCGCCTCCAAGGACCCCGAGGTGCTCGGCACCGTCCACGAGCGGATGGAGGAGCTCTACAACTACGTCAAGGAGGTGACGGGGGAGAGCGAGGAGAACCTGCGGCTGTTGTTCGCCCAGGCGATGCTCCTGACCGCCGCGGCGAGCATAGACCTCTACTCGCTCGCCGAGGAGAAGGAGTGGGCCCGGACGCTCCTGGGCTTCAACCGCATAAGGAAGAGGACCGGCTAG
- a CDS encoding SDR family oxidoreductase, whose amino-acid sequence MPPRRNILITGASSGLGWGMAREFAARGRNLALCARRLDRLEGLREELAARYPSLRVAVRRLDVNDHEEVFRAFRELDAGLGGLDRVVVNAGLGKGRPLGTGHFRANRETIETNLVAALAQCEAAMELFRERNAGHLVVISSVAAVRGLPGNMGAYSASKAGLAALAEGLRADVHGTPIRISTIFPGYVRTEMNERAGRMPFAVGEEKGSRLLAEAIEREPRRAYVPFWPWRPLSLFLRFLPEGWLARVS is encoded by the coding sequence GTGCCCCCGCGCCGGAACATCCTCATCACCGGCGCGAGCTCCGGCCTCGGGTGGGGGATGGCCCGCGAGTTCGCCGCCCGGGGCCGCAACCTCGCCCTCTGCGCCCGCCGCCTCGACCGGCTCGAGGGGCTCAGAGAGGAGCTCGCGGCGCGGTACCCCTCCCTCCGCGTCGCCGTCCGCCGGCTCGACGTGAACGACCACGAGGAGGTCTTCCGCGCCTTCCGCGAGCTGGACGCCGGGCTCGGCGGGCTCGACCGCGTGGTCGTGAACGCCGGGCTCGGCAAGGGCCGGCCCCTCGGGACCGGCCACTTCCGGGCGAACCGCGAGACGATCGAGACGAACCTCGTCGCGGCCCTGGCCCAGTGTGAGGCGGCGATGGAGCTCTTCCGCGAGCGAAACGCCGGACACCTGGTCGTGATCTCCTCGGTCGCCGCCGTGCGGGGGCTCCCGGGGAACATGGGCGCCTACTCGGCCTCGAAGGCCGGCCTCGCCGCGCTCGCCGAGGGCCTCCGCGCCGACGTCCACGGCACCCCCATCCGGATCAGCACGATCTTCCCGGGCTACGTCCGCACGGAGATGAACGAGCGGGCGGGCAGGATGCCGTTCGCGGTCGGCGAGGAGAAGGGCTCGCGCCTGCTCGCCGAAGCGATAGAGCGCGAGCCCCGGAGGGCCTACGTTCCCTTCTGGCCCTGGCGACCCCTCAGCCTCTTTCTGCGCTTTCTCCCGGAGGGCTGGCTGGCGAGGGTCTCGTAG
- a CDS encoding 3-hydroxyacyl-CoA dehydrogenase NAD-binding domain-containing protein — protein sequence MGYLDVRKEDGVAVVWLDEPGSRVNKLSTPVLGEFEAALDELERDGGVRAAVLISAKKDSFVVGADIEEFSRLKTPAEVEGIIRKGHELLGRMESSPKPVVAAVHGPAVGGGLELILACHYRIATDHPATKFAFPEVMLGLLPALGGTQRFTRLVGVQKALEIITTGKNVYPSQARRMGLVDALMHPEGLLEAAKRAARALADGSLSPRRRRPSLRERVLEETPLDRLVYGRARELADRQTRGNYPAVPKIIECVRTGRKEGMEAGFEAERRAFASLLFTPESGALRNLFFLKTGAEKNPYAGRERKVGTVGVLGAGLMGSGIAQVSAARASRKVLLKDARLDLAAKGRGEVYRSLSRRVGRGMSAFERDRAVERIVPIEDYAPLARADLVIEAVPEDLELKRETIRQVEAVGRDDLVIASNTSAIPITEISAGARRPERIVGMHYFSPVPRMPLLEVVRKEDTPEWVLATCIQEGLAQGKTVITVNDGPGFYTTRILAFYINEALLLLEEGAAVDAIDEAMMDFGFPVGPLKLLDEVGIDTGVKINEVLRPLFAARSLRTSDRGAEVVAAGYKGRKSGRGFYLYEGREKGRVNPEVYEFLGTERRPIPARAIQERLSMMMVSEAVRCLEEGVLSSPQDGDVGAVFGLGFAPFRGGPFWYLDQMGAERALVLLNNLRSACGERFSPPALLEERAASGKRFYA from the coding sequence ATGGGATACCTCGACGTGCGCAAGGAGGACGGGGTCGCGGTCGTCTGGCTGGACGAGCCGGGGAGCCGGGTTAACAAGCTCTCCACCCCGGTGCTGGGGGAGTTCGAGGCGGCCCTCGACGAGCTGGAGCGCGACGGGGGGGTGAGGGCGGCCGTCCTGATCAGCGCGAAGAAGGACTCCTTCGTGGTCGGCGCGGACATCGAGGAGTTCTCCCGCCTCAAGACCCCCGCGGAGGTGGAGGGGATCATCCGCAAGGGCCACGAGCTCCTCGGGAGGATGGAGTCCTCCCCCAAGCCGGTGGTCGCCGCGGTGCACGGGCCGGCGGTCGGCGGGGGGCTGGAGCTCATCCTCGCCTGCCACTACCGCATCGCCACCGACCACCCGGCGACGAAGTTCGCCTTCCCCGAGGTGATGCTCGGGCTTTTGCCCGCCCTCGGCGGCACCCAGCGCTTCACCCGCCTCGTGGGGGTGCAGAAGGCGCTCGAGATCATCACCACCGGAAAGAACGTCTACCCCTCCCAGGCGAGGAGGATGGGCCTCGTGGACGCCCTTATGCACCCGGAGGGCCTGCTCGAGGCGGCGAAGCGCGCCGCCCGCGCGCTCGCGGACGGCTCCCTCTCCCCCCGGCGCAGAAGGCCCTCCCTGCGCGAGCGGGTGCTGGAGGAGACCCCGCTCGACCGCCTCGTCTACGGCCGGGCGCGCGAGCTGGCAGACAGGCAGACCCGCGGCAACTACCCGGCGGTCCCGAAGATCATCGAGTGCGTCCGCACCGGCCGGAAGGAGGGGATGGAGGCTGGCTTCGAGGCGGAGCGAAGGGCCTTCGCCTCGCTGCTCTTCACCCCGGAGTCGGGGGCGCTGAGGAACCTCTTCTTCCTGAAGACCGGCGCCGAGAAGAACCCCTACGCGGGCAGGGAGAGGAAGGTCGGGACGGTGGGGGTGCTCGGGGCCGGGCTCATGGGCTCCGGCATCGCCCAGGTGAGCGCGGCCCGGGCCTCCCGGAAGGTGCTGCTCAAGGACGCCCGGCTGGATCTCGCGGCGAAGGGGCGGGGCGAGGTCTACAGGAGCCTCAGCCGGCGCGTCGGCAGGGGGATGAGCGCCTTCGAGCGCGACCGGGCCGTCGAGCGGATCGTCCCCATCGAGGACTACGCCCCGCTCGCCAGGGCGGACCTGGTTATAGAGGCGGTGCCCGAGGACCTCGAGCTCAAGCGCGAGACGATCCGCCAGGTCGAGGCGGTGGGCCGGGACGACCTCGTCATCGCCTCGAACACCTCCGCGATCCCCATAACCGAGATCTCCGCCGGGGCGCGGCGCCCCGAGCGCATCGTCGGGATGCACTACTTCTCCCCGGTCCCGCGGATGCCGCTCCTCGAGGTGGTGCGCAAGGAGGACACCCCCGAGTGGGTGCTCGCCACCTGCATCCAGGAGGGGCTCGCCCAGGGGAAGACCGTGATCACGGTGAACGACGGCCCCGGCTTCTACACCACCCGCATCCTCGCCTTCTACATCAACGAGGCGCTGCTGCTTCTGGAGGAGGGGGCCGCGGTCGACGCCATCGACGAGGCGATGATGGACTTCGGCTTCCCGGTCGGGCCGCTCAAGCTCCTCGACGAGGTGGGCATAGACACCGGCGTCAAGATAAACGAGGTGCTGCGCCCGCTCTTCGCCGCCCGCTCGCTGCGCACGAGCGACCGGGGCGCCGAGGTGGTCGCGGCCGGCTACAAGGGCCGCAAGAGCGGTCGCGGCTTCTACCTCTACGAGGGCCGGGAGAAGGGCAGGGTGAACCCGGAGGTCTACGAGTTCCTCGGCACCGAGAGGCGCCCCATCCCGGCCCGTGCGATCCAGGAGCGGCTCTCGATGATGATGGTCTCCGAGGCGGTGCGCTGCCTGGAGGAGGGCGTCCTCTCCTCGCCGCAGGACGGCGACGTGGGCGCGGTCTTCGGGCTCGGGTTCGCCCCGTTCCGCGGCGGCCCGTTCTGGTACCTGGACCAGATGGGGGCGGAGCGGGCCCTGGTGCTGCTGAACAACCTCCGCTCGGCCTGCGGCGAGCGCTTCTCCCCGCCCGCCCTGCTCGAGGAGCGCGCCGCCTCCGGCAAGCGGTTCTACGCCTGA
- a CDS encoding thiolase family protein: MTDARREEGRRVVLVDGVRTPFMRAGTAYLSQTSYDLARTVLRGLLERAGVAPESVGYVVMGTVIQNISTSNVARDAALAAGLPSSVPAHTVTMACISANQAITSALETIRAGKAEAAVAGGVEVMSDTPPQFGKKARERLFLAQGYRSPLEFRRLLSGMSPSDFLPRAPAISEYSTGELMGESADRLAAAFGVSREEQDEYALRTHTLAAKATESGRLAAEILPTAPPPDFELLTEDNTIRRDTSLEKLAALPPAFVKPLGTVTAGNSSPLTDGAAATLLMEEDAARAAGHEPKARLADYLYVAQDPGEELLLGPAYAVPRLLERNGLSLSDIDVLEIHEAFAGQVLAVLRALESDRFARERLGLGRRVGEVEMERVNAWGGSVSLGHPFGATGARLVTTAANRLREEDGRFAVVTACAAGGLGHAMLVERIGEG, translated from the coding sequence ATGACGGACGCGCGAAGAGAGGAGGGGCGGCGCGTCGTCCTGGTGGACGGCGTGAGGACGCCCTTTATGCGGGCGGGGACCGCCTACCTGAGCCAGACGTCCTACGACCTGGCGCGCACCGTGCTGCGGGGCCTCCTGGAGCGCGCGGGCGTCGCGCCGGAGAGCGTGGGCTACGTCGTGATGGGCACCGTGATCCAGAACATCAGCACCTCCAACGTCGCCCGCGACGCCGCGCTCGCCGCGGGGCTGCCGAGCTCGGTGCCCGCCCACACGGTGACCATGGCCTGCATCTCCGCCAACCAGGCCATAACCAGCGCCCTGGAGACCATCCGGGCCGGCAAGGCGGAGGCCGCCGTCGCCGGCGGGGTCGAGGTGATGTCCGACACCCCGCCCCAGTTCGGCAAGAAGGCGCGCGAGAGGCTCTTCCTGGCGCAGGGCTACAGGTCCCCCCTGGAGTTCCGGAGGCTGCTTTCGGGGATGAGCCCGAGCGACTTCCTCCCCCGCGCTCCCGCCATCTCCGAGTACTCCACCGGGGAGCTGATGGGGGAGAGCGCCGACCGGCTCGCCGCGGCCTTCGGGGTGAGCCGCGAGGAGCAGGACGAGTACGCCCTGCGCACCCACACCCTGGCCGCCAAGGCCACCGAGAGCGGCAGGCTCGCCGCCGAGATACTGCCGACCGCACCCCCGCCGGACTTCGAGCTCCTGACCGAGGACAACACCATCCGCAGGGACACCAGCCTGGAGAAGCTCGCGGCGCTCCCCCCGGCGTTCGTGAAGCCGCTCGGCACGGTCACCGCGGGCAACTCCTCGCCGCTCACCGACGGGGCGGCGGCCACCCTCCTCATGGAGGAGGATGCTGCCCGCGCCGCCGGCCACGAGCCGAAGGCGCGCCTCGCGGACTACCTCTACGTCGCCCAGGACCCGGGCGAGGAGCTCCTGCTCGGCCCGGCCTACGCCGTCCCCAGGCTGCTCGAGCGCAACGGCCTCTCCCTCTCCGACATAGACGTCCTGGAGATCCACGAGGCCTTCGCCGGGCAGGTGCTCGCGGTGCTGCGCGCGCTCGAGTCGGACCGCTTCGCCCGCGAGAGGCTCGGCCTCGGGCGGCGCGTGGGCGAGGTGGAGATGGAGCGGGTGAACGCCTGGGGCGGGTCGGTCTCGCTCGGGCACCCCTTCGGGGCCACCGGGGCGCGGCTCGTGACCACCGCGGCCAACCGGCTGCGGGAGGAGGACGGGCGCTTCGCCGTCGTGACCGCCTGCGCCGCCGGGGGGCTGGGACACGCCATGCTCGTCGAACGCATCGGGGAGGGCTAG
- a CDS encoding acyl-CoA dehydrogenase family protein, with product MIADVSKGLGTDYYMVEEWMSEEDREIRDRVRDFCDREVIPVMGGYWNREEFPFELVPKLARLNIAGHVIPREYGCPEMSNLASGLVMMELSRGDGSLSTFFGVHSGLAMTSIALLGSEEQRQRWLPPMARMEKIGAFALTEPGHGSDVVMLETSAERDGDGWVLNGRKRWIGNGTFADVVVVWARDEEDGEVKGFLVEKGTEGFTAERIEGKIGNRSSWQADITLENVRVPAENKLENANSFADTSTVLTNTRYGVAWQALGHALACYEAAVQYAKEREIFGIPQASFQLIQYRLAGMLADLTQMQLVCFRLSQLLDKGEMTHGRASLAKLVTARQGKRICAEARDILGGNGVLLEYLVGKHLADMEIIYTYEGTDTVQSLIVGRSITGEQAFFPTA from the coding sequence ATGATAGCCGACGTAAGCAAGGGCCTCGGGACCGACTACTACATGGTCGAGGAGTGGATGAGCGAGGAGGACCGCGAGATCCGGGACCGCGTCAGGGACTTCTGCGACCGGGAGGTCATCCCGGTCATGGGAGGGTACTGGAACCGGGAGGAGTTCCCCTTCGAGCTCGTCCCCAAGCTCGCGCGGCTGAACATCGCCGGGCACGTCATCCCCAGGGAGTACGGCTGCCCGGAGATGAGCAACCTGGCCTCCGGGCTGGTCATGATGGAGCTCTCGCGCGGCGACGGGTCGCTGAGCACCTTCTTCGGCGTCCACTCCGGCCTCGCCATGACCTCCATCGCCCTGCTGGGCAGCGAGGAGCAGCGGCAGCGGTGGCTCCCCCCCATGGCGCGGATGGAGAAGATAGGGGCCTTCGCGCTCACCGAGCCCGGCCACGGCTCCGACGTGGTCATGCTCGAGACCAGCGCCGAGAGGGACGGCGACGGCTGGGTCCTCAACGGGAGGAAGCGCTGGATCGGGAACGGCACCTTCGCCGACGTGGTCGTGGTGTGGGCCCGCGACGAGGAGGACGGCGAGGTCAAGGGCTTCCTCGTGGAGAAGGGCACCGAGGGCTTCACGGCCGAGAGGATAGAGGGCAAGATCGGCAACCGCTCCTCCTGGCAGGCGGACATCACGCTGGAGAACGTCAGGGTCCCCGCCGAGAACAAGCTGGAGAACGCCAACTCCTTCGCCGACACCTCCACCGTGCTCACCAACACCCGCTACGGTGTCGCCTGGCAGGCCCTCGGGCACGCGCTCGCCTGCTACGAGGCCGCCGTGCAGTACGCAAAAGAGCGCGAGATCTTCGGCATCCCCCAGGCCAGCTTCCAGCTCATCCAGTACCGGCTGGCGGGGATGCTCGCCGACCTCACCCAGATGCAGCTCGTCTGCTTCCGGCTCTCCCAGCTTCTGGACAAGGGCGAGATGACCCACGGCCGGGCGTCGCTGGCCAAGCTCGTCACCGCCCGGCAGGGGAAGAGGATCTGCGCCGAGGCCCGCGACATCCTCGGCGGCAACGGCGTCCTGCTGGAGTACCTCGTCGGCAAGCACCTGGCAGACATGGAGATCATCTACACCTACGAGGGCACCGACACGGTGCAGTCCCTGATCGTGGGCCGCTCCATCACCGGCGAGCAGGCGTTCTTCCCGACGGCCTGA
- a CDS encoding succinic semialdehyde dehydrogenase, with the protein MAATGRVGRGLLEALAGEAAGGAGGRLEVECPFNGEVFARVPRCDPGEVAGAFRRARAAQERWGRLSFRERGRIFLRFHDEVLRRRDEILDLVQLETGKARLHVFEEVMDVAIASRYYAHAAERHLRSRRRRGVVPLLTSAVHHRHPKGVVGFIAPWNYPLTLSISDAVPALMAGNAAVIKPDRKTPLTALWLVRLLRECGLPRELVQVVCGPGGELGPPIVENADFVMFTGSTATGREVAAAAARRLVGFSLELGGKNPMVVFEDADLDRAVEGAVRACFSSAGQLCMSAERLYVHGAVYGEFLSRFAERAGRVRLGAGLHYGFEMGSLISAGQLERVSSHVGEAVERGAEVLAGGRARPDIGPYFYEPTVLRGVDEGARLFSQETFGPVVSVFPFRTPEEAVRLANATPYGLNASVWTRDLRRGAEVARRIEAGTVNINEAYAPAWASTDAPMGGFKDSGLGRRHGEEGIVKYTESQAVVTQRLLPLVAPVFGMGGETYAGLMSLSLRLMRRLPGVRGRW; encoded by the coding sequence ATGGCCGCCACCGGGCGGGTCGGCCGCGGGCTGCTCGAGGCCCTCGCCGGGGAGGCCGCCGGCGGGGCGGGGGGGAGGCTCGAGGTGGAGTGCCCCTTCAACGGGGAGGTCTTCGCCCGGGTGCCGCGCTGCGACCCCGGGGAGGTCGCCGGCGCCTTCCGCCGGGCCCGCGCGGCGCAGGAGCGGTGGGGGCGGCTCTCCTTCCGGGAGCGCGGGAGGATCTTCCTCCGCTTCCACGACGAGGTGCTGCGCAGGAGGGACGAGATCCTGGACCTCGTCCAGCTCGAGACCGGCAAGGCCCGCCTGCACGTCTTCGAGGAGGTGATGGACGTCGCCATCGCCTCCCGCTACTACGCCCACGCCGCGGAGCGCCACCTGAGGAGCCGCCGCAGGCGCGGCGTCGTCCCGCTCCTCACCTCCGCCGTGCACCACCGGCACCCGAAGGGCGTCGTCGGGTTTATAGCGCCGTGGAACTACCCGCTCACCCTCTCCATCTCCGACGCCGTGCCCGCGCTCATGGCCGGCAACGCCGCCGTCATAAAGCCGGACCGCAAGACCCCGCTCACCGCCCTGTGGCTCGTGCGGCTGCTCAGGGAGTGCGGGCTGCCGCGCGAGCTCGTGCAGGTCGTCTGCGGGCCCGGGGGCGAGCTCGGCCCCCCCATCGTCGAGAACGCCGACTTCGTCATGTTCACCGGCAGCACCGCTACCGGCCGGGAGGTCGCCGCCGCGGCCGCCCGGCGGCTCGTGGGCTTCTCGCTCGAGCTCGGCGGCAAGAACCCCATGGTCGTCTTCGAGGACGCCGACCTCGACCGGGCCGTGGAGGGGGCGGTCAGGGCCTGCTTCTCCAGCGCCGGGCAGCTGTGCATGTCCGCCGAGCGGCTCTACGTGCACGGCGCGGTGTATGGCGAGTTCCTCTCCCGCTTCGCCGAAAGAGCGGGGCGGGTGAGGCTGGGCGCGGGGCTCCACTACGGCTTCGAGATGGGCTCCCTCATCTCCGCCGGGCAGCTCGAGCGCGTCTCCTCCCACGTGGGGGAGGCCGTGGAGCGGGGGGCAGAGGTGCTCGCCGGGGGGCGGGCGCGCCCGGACATAGGCCCCTACTTCTACGAGCCGACCGTGCTCCGGGGGGTGGACGAGGGGGCGCGCCTCTTCTCCCAGGAGACCTTCGGCCCCGTGGTCTCAGTCTTCCCCTTCCGCACCCCGGAGGAGGCCGTGAGGCTGGCCAACGCCACCCCCTACGGCCTCAACGCGAGCGTCTGGACCCGCGACCTGCGCCGGGGGGCCGAGGTCGCCCGGCGCATCGAGGCCGGCACGGTCAACATAAACGAGGCCTACGCCCCCGCCTGGGCCTCGACCGACGCCCCCATGGGCGGCTTCAAGGACTCCGGTCTGGGGAGGAGGCACGGCGAGGAGGGGATCGTCAAGTACACCGAGTCGCAGGCCGTGGTGACCCAGCGGCTCCTGCCGCTCGTGGCCCCGGTCTTCGGGATGGGGGGCGAGACCTACGCCGGGCTGATGTCCCTGTCCCTGCGACTCATGCGGCGCCTGCCCGGGGTGAGGGGGCGCTGGTAG
- a CDS encoding SDR family oxidoreductase, producing the protein MTEIPGKVALVTGGAGGLGRLMAVKLARRGARVVIYDLDEGAVERAVGEIGARGGGEAHGYVCDVSDREAVYETAERVRGEVGDVDILVNNAGVVTGRRLLEAPDEQIERVFRVNALALYWVTKSFLPRMIERDSGHIVTIASAAGLVGVSKQTDYSASKHAAIGFMESLRVELKRYGHRGVRTTIVNPYYIDTGMFRGVRTRFPRVLPILDPDRVAGKVVRMIERNRQEIKMPLIVTTVPALHVLPADVLDWIMDFFGVNHSMDEFVGRRGSEEEEGAAPRRGALSSRRG; encoded by the coding sequence ATGACGGAGATCCCGGGGAAGGTTGCGCTCGTTACCGGCGGGGCGGGCGGTTTGGGGAGGCTCATGGCCGTGAAGCTGGCCCGCCGGGGGGCGCGGGTGGTGATCTACGACCTGGACGAGGGGGCTGTGGAGAGGGCGGTGGGCGAGATCGGCGCGCGGGGCGGGGGGGAGGCGCACGGGTACGTGTGCGACGTCTCCGACCGGGAGGCCGTCTACGAGACGGCGGAGAGGGTTCGGGGCGAGGTGGGGGACGTGGACATCCTCGTAAACAACGCCGGGGTGGTCACCGGCAGGCGCCTGCTCGAGGCCCCGGACGAGCAGATAGAGCGGGTCTTCCGGGTCAACGCGCTCGCGCTCTACTGGGTCACCAAGTCCTTTCTGCCGCGCATGATCGAGCGGGACTCGGGGCACATCGTGACCATAGCCTCGGCGGCCGGGCTCGTGGGGGTCAGCAAGCAGACCGACTACTCGGCGAGCAAGCACGCCGCCATAGGCTTCATGGAGTCTCTGCGGGTGGAGCTCAAGCGCTACGGGCACCGGGGGGTACGGACCACCATCGTCAACCCCTACTACATAGACACCGGGATGTTCCGGGGGGTCAGGACCCGCTTCCCGCGGGTTCTCCCCATACTCGACCCGGACAGGGTCGCGGGGAAGGTGGTGCGCATGATCGAACGCAACCGGCAGGAGATAAAGATGCCCCTCATCGTCACCACCGTCCCGGCGCTGCACGTGCTGCCGGCGGACGTTCTGGACTGGATCATGGACTTCTTCGGGGTCAACCACTCGATGGACGAGTTCGTGGGCCGCCGGGGGAGCGAGGAGGAGGAGGGGGCCGCCCCCCGCAGAGGAGCCCTCTCCTCCCGGAGGGGGTGA
- a CDS encoding AMP-dependent synthetase/ligase, with the protein MKGFERDRERVWEIAGRVRRARSLPEAFRMTVLEKAEKPALGEKVGGRWREFSFREVYRRVEDFASGLAGLGVERGSRVAIMSANRVGWTVADVAIMSLGAATVPIFPTLGPRQVAHILEDSGARVVVVEGERQLAAVRGSGASVEHLVCMDEASAGGGVLAFSEVERRGARSRDPGWEARMLSLRREDVATLIYTSGTSGRQKGVILTHGNLLSNLEAIIEVVPITDDDVGLSILPLSHVLERTCSQFLNLVGGGTNYIAESVEKVQENLLEVRPTALLVVPRLFERVFAVIREQGTANPVRARIFESAVRTARRKYRHDAGEEAMSLARRLLFGLYDLLVYRKVRAGLGGRVRFCVSGGARLEPWLGEFFYGAGVPVAEGYGLTETSPVISVNRFEDLRFGTVGPPLPNVEVRLSGEGEILVRGPSVTPGYHNLPEENAAAFTQDGFFRTGDIGSFDEGGRLKITDRAKDIMVLDTGKNVAPQPVETALANTAHIAQAMLVGDGRKFVSALIVPDFEAVRRTLGENLPAERLCADGRVRELIRSEMEEAAAEFPEHEQPKRFALVPREWTEEEGEITPTLKLRRSAVAARYRDLIEELYAAGSSPQPARR; encoded by the coding sequence ATGAAGGGGTTTGAGCGAGACCGGGAGAGGGTCTGGGAGATCGCGGGCCGGGTCCGGCGGGCGCGGAGCCTGCCCGAGGCGTTCCGGATGACGGTGTTGGAGAAGGCGGAGAAGCCGGCGCTCGGGGAGAAGGTTGGGGGGAGGTGGCGGGAGTTCAGCTTCCGCGAGGTCTACCGGAGGGTCGAGGACTTTGCGTCCGGGCTTGCCGGGCTTGGGGTGGAGCGCGGGTCCCGGGTCGCCATCATGTCGGCCAACCGGGTGGGCTGGACGGTGGCGGACGTGGCGATCATGAGCCTCGGGGCGGCGACGGTCCCCATCTTCCCCACGCTGGGGCCGCGGCAGGTGGCGCACATCCTGGAGGACTCCGGGGCCCGGGTCGTGGTGGTGGAGGGGGAGCGGCAGCTCGCGGCGGTCCGGGGGTCCGGGGCTTCGGTGGAGCACCTGGTGTGCATGGACGAGGCGAGTGCCGGCGGGGGGGTGCTGGCCTTCTCCGAGGTAGAGCGGAGGGGAGCCCGGAGCCGGGACCCGGGCTGGGAGGCCCGGATGCTCTCGCTCCGGCGGGAGGACGTGGCGACCCTCATCTACACCTCCGGCACCTCCGGGCGGCAGAAGGGGGTGATCCTCACCCACGGCAACCTCCTCTCCAACCTGGAGGCCATCATAGAGGTCGTCCCCATAACCGACGACGACGTGGGCCTCTCCATCCTCCCCCTCTCGCACGTGCTGGAGAGGACGTGCAGCCAGTTCCTCAACCTCGTCGGCGGGGGGACCAACTACATCGCCGAGTCCGTGGAGAAGGTGCAGGAGAACCTGCTGGAGGTGCGGCCCACGGCGCTGCTCGTCGTGCCGCGGCTCTTCGAGCGGGTCTTCGCGGTCATCCGCGAGCAGGGCACCGCCAACCCGGTGCGGGCCAGGATCTTCGAGAGCGCCGTGCGCACCGCGCGGCGGAAGTACCGGCACGACGCCGGCGAGGAGGCGATGAGCCTTGCCCGGCGGCTCCTGTTCGGGCTCTACGACCTGCTCGTCTACCGCAAGGTCCGGGCTGGGCTCGGCGGCAGGGTGCGCTTCTGCGTCAGCGGCGGGGCCCGGCTGGAGCCGTGGCTCGGGGAGTTCTTCTACGGCGCCGGCGTTCCGGTGGCCGAGGGCTACGGCCTCACCGAGACCTCGCCCGTGATCTCCGTGAACCGCTTCGAGGATCTGCGGTTCGGCACCGTGGGCCCCCCGCTGCCCAACGTCGAGGTCCGGCTCTCGGGGGAGGGAGAGATCCTGGTCCGCGGCCCGAGCGTGACCCCCGGCTACCACAACCTGCCGGAGGAGAACGCCGCCGCCTTCACGCAGGACGGCTTCTTCCGCACAGGGGACATCGGCTCCTTCGACGAGGGGGGCCGGCTCAAGATCACCGACCGGGCCAAGGACATAATGGTGCTGGACACCGGGAAGAACGTCGCCCCCCAGCCGGTGGAGACGGCCCTCGCCAACACCGCGCACATCGCGCAGGCCATGCTCGTCGGGGACGGCAGAAAGTTCGTCTCGGCGCTCATCGTCCCGGACTTCGAAGCGGTGCGCCGCACGCTGGGCGAGAACCTCCCCGCCGAGCGGCTGTGCGCCGACGGGCGGGTGAGGGAGCTCATCCGCTCCGAGATGGAGGAGGCCGCCGCCGAGTTCCCCGAGCACGAGCAGCCCAAGCGCTTCGCCCTCGTGCCCCGCGAGTGGACGGAGGAGGAGGGCGAGATCACGCCGACCCTCAAGCTGCGCAGGAGCGCGGTCGCAGCCCGCTACAGAGACCTGATCGAGGAGCTCTACGCCGCAGGGAGCTCCCCGCAGCCGGCGAGGAGGTAG